The genomic interval GCGGCAGATATGGAAGTTCCCGCCGGCGTTGGGATTGCCGGCCGTGGCGAACTGCAGGTCCACGAAGACCGGATCGAGGTCGATATTGCCGGTCTTGTCCACACAGGCCGTGCAGCCGCCGGCGATATCGGTGTAGGTGGTGGTGGGCGAGCCGTTGATCTGGTGGTTGGTGCCGCCGGCGGTATTGCCCCAGAAGATGGAGTTGCGGATGGTGCCGCCGCCTTGCCAGCCGCCGCCGTTCCTGGCAGCCCGGTTGCCGGCCACCGTCGAGCTGTACAGGCTCATGGTGCCGCTGGTATAGACGCCACCACCGTCGTTGTACGAGACCCCCTCGATGAGGTTGCCGGTGATCATGCTGTTGGTGACGGTGGCGGTGGCGGTATTGTAGATGCCGCCGCCGTAGGTCTTGGCCTTGTTGGCCCTGAGCCAGGCCTTGCTCACGCTGGCGGTGGCGTTGCCGGCGACGGTGAGGCCGCCGCCGTAGCCGTTGATCGCCTCGTTCTCCTGGATGGTGGTGCCGGTGATGTTGAGGACCAGGGCCGGACTGTTGGTGCCGCTCACCGCGGTGTGGATGCCGCCGCTGTTGCGGGCCGAGTTGTTGCTGATGGTGCCGCCGGTGATGTTGGCGGTCAGGGTCAGCCCGGCCACGTTGCTGGCGGCCAGGTACAGACCGCCGCCGTCGGAGCCGGCGGTGTTGGTGACGGTGTTGGTGTCGATGGTGCAGTTGGTGAGCGAAAAGGTCAGGCTGGTGCCGGCCGAGAGGTAGATGCCGGCGCCCTGGGCGGAGGTGGAGTTGTTGGTGATCGCCGTGTTGGTCACGGTAATGCTGCTGGTCATGGCGGTCAGGTGCATGCCCCCGCCCATGCCGGTGGAACTGGTGTTGGCGTTCAGCGTGGTATCGGAGACCGAGACGGTCCCGATGCCGTTGGCATAGATGCCCGGACCGTGGCGGGAGGAGTTGTGGCTGATCGAGGTGGGGCCGGTGATGGTGAGGGTGGTGGCAGCGCCGGTCAGATACAGGCCGCCGCCTTCATAGTTGGTGGGGGTTGAATTGTACTCGATGGTGCTGCTGTTGATCACCAGAGGCGAATTGGCGCAGTAGATGCCGCCGGCATGCTGGCCCGCGGTGTTGTTGCTCACGGTGGTGCCGGTGATCGTGGTGGTGGAGCTGCGGTTGTTGAGATAGATTGCGCCGCCCATGAAGATGGTCTGGTTGGAGACCAGGCTGCTGTTGGTGATGGTCAGGGCGCCACCGGCATTGGCCGCGTAGACCCCGGAGCCGTAGCGGGAGGAGTTGGGGGCCACGGCGTCACCGATGGTGCAGCTGTCGATGGTCGCTCCGCCGCCGTCGATGTGGATCCCGGCGCCCCCATTGTAGTTGTTGGCCGGCGTGTGGCCCTTGACGATGCAGTTCTTGATCGTCGGCGCCGCGTTGTTGGAGATGAAGATGCCCCGGTCCTTCTCGGCGCCGGAGAACTGGTTGTCGATGGTGAAGCCGTCCACCACGGCGCTGGCTGTCTCGCCGTTGCTGAAGGTGAGCACCGGGTTGTTGCCGGCAGCGCCCTGGATGGTGGTATTGGCGGCGCCGTTCTCGGAATAGACGTAGACGTTCTTGCCGCCGAAGTTGACGTTCTCCGAGTAGGTGCCGTTCTTGACCAGGATGTAGGCGCCGCTCGGGGTGCTGCCGCTGCTGATCGCCCCCTGGATGGAGGTGTAGTCGCAGCCCGAGGCGCAGACCGTGATGGGGTTGACCACCGTCAAGGTGCCGCCCGGGTCGGCTGGCGTCCCGGTGGCCTCCGCCGCCTCCGTATCCTGGGCGTAGAAGCGGTACTTGAGGGTGCCGTCGCCGTTGTAGGCCACGGCCCGGCTGGCGGTGAAGAGCTTGCCGTCGGTGTAGGTGGTGTCGCCGGCGTCCACCGCGGTCATGTCGTGCTTTTCGCCGGCCTCGTAGGCCAGGTTGTCGTTGGCATCGATCCACACCTGCACAGCGCTGGGGGCGTCGTTGTCTGTGTCGCTGTACGACACCCGGAAGACGAAGGTGTTGCCGCCAGGACCGGAATCCGGGGCGACGCCGTCGGCGGTGTAGCCGGCCTCGCCGGTCCAGGCCAGGGTGGGGGCGTTGTTGGGGGTGAAGGTCACGGTGACCGTGCTGTTGGCCGTGGGCGGGCCGGTGGCATCGGCCGTGCCGTCGTTGGCGAAGAAGCGGTAGGTGTAGACGCCGTCACCGGTGTAGGCCAGGGGCTGGGTGGCGGCGTACCGCTTGCCGTCGGTCACGGTGGTATCGCCAGCATCCGTGGCGGTCAGGGCCATCTTCTCGCCCGGCTCGTAAGTGCTGTTGTCGTTGGCGTCCACCCAGACCTGGATCAGGGCCGGCAGGGTGTTGTCGGTATCGGTGTAGTCCACCCGGAACTGGAAGCTGCTGGCATCCGGACCGCTGTCCGGGTTGACGCCGTCGCTGGCATAGCCGGCCTCGCCGGTCCAGGCCAGGGTGGGGGCATTGTTGGTCACGGTCAGGGTCTGGTCGGCGGTGGGCAGCCCGGTGGCGTCGTCGCTGCCGTCGGAGGCGAAGAACCGGTACTTGAGGCTGCCGTCGCCGGCAAAGAGCACCGGGACCGCAGCGGCGTACCGTTTGCCGTCGCTGTACGTGGCGTCGCCGCCGTCCGTGGCGGTCAGGGCGTGCTTTTCGCCCGCCCCGTAAGTGTTGTTGTCATCGGCGTCCACCCAGACCTCGATGAAGGCCGGCGCCGTGTTGTCAGCATCGGTGTAGTCCACCCGGAAGGCAAAGCTGGTGCCGCCGATGGCGCTGTCCGGATGGACGCCGTCGGCAACGTAATTGGCTTCGCCGGTCCAGGCCAGGGTGGGCGGGTTGTTGGTGACCGTGAGGCTGCCGCCAGCCACCGGCGCGCCGGTGGCCTCGAAGGTCCCGTCCTGGGCGGAGAAGCGGTACGGGATGCTGCCATCGCCCGCCATGCTCACCGCCAGGGTCAAGGTGTACCGCTTGCCGTCGGAATAGGTGGTGTCGCCGGCATCGGCGGCAGTCATGGCGTGCTTTTCGCTGGGGCCGTATGTCCCGTTGTCGTCGGCATCCACCCAGACCTCCATCGCCACCGGCGGGTCGTTGTCGGCATCGGTGTAGTCGACCCGGAAGACAAAGCCGGTGCCGCTGCCGCCGCTGTCCGGGCTGACGCCGTCGGCGGTGTAGCCGGCTTCGCCGGTCCAGGCCAGGCTGGGCGCGCTCACGGCCGAGCGGTACTCGTCGGCGCCGAGGTCATCCGCCGCCCCCTGGGGCCGGGCATCGCCGTCGAGATCCGTGGCCGGCGCGTAGGCGGCGTTGCCGTGGTCGACGGCCGCCGAGACGCTCTGGAGGTGGAAGTCGCCGGCCGCCGCATCCACGAACAGGGGGTCGCTGTCCGACAGATAGCCCTCGACGGTGAGGGTGTAGGCGGCTCCGGTGTGGTCCAGGTACGGGCGGTTGGTGAAGATGCCGTCGTGGCCGCTGGCCAGGAGGGCGTCCTGGATGGTGACCGAGCCGGCGTTGAAATGGACGACATGGCCGCCGCTGGTGGCGCTGTTGTCCCAGAGGATGCAGTTCCGGAAGACGCTGCTGGCGCCCTGGTTGTAGATGACGCCGCCGCTGCCGGCCGTAGCCTGGTTGCCGGCAAAGGTGGAGTTGACTGCGGTCAGGCTGCCGGTGTTGACGTAGGAAACGCCGCCCTGGGTGCCCCGGTTGTTGGCCACCAGGCAGCTCTCGAACAGGATGCTGGTGCCGGCGTTGGACGGGTAGACCACGCCACTGGTACCGCTGGCCGTATTGCCGGTGATGGTGCAACGGACGAAGCTGGCGCCGGAGCCGTTGGCATACACCGCACCACCGGCACCGGTCGCGGTGTTGTCCTTGAGGACGACATCGATGAAGTCCGCAGAGCCGTTCTGGGAGAAGACCGCACCACCGCCGCCACTGGCGGTGTTGTTGCGGATGGTGCAGTTGGTGAAGGAATGACCAGTGGCCGCATTGAAGAAGGCACCGGCGCCGTTGCCGGCGGTGTTGTTGTAGATCTCCGAATTGGTGATGGTGGCCACTGCCGCGATGTTGGCGGTGTAGATGCCGCCGCCGTTGGCGCCCGGGTTGTTGTTGCTGTGGATCTTGCAGTTGTTCACCGTGGCGGTG from Thermodesulfobacteriota bacterium carries:
- a CDS encoding choice-of-anchor Q domain-containing protein encodes the protein MKIRMMTALAVTTVLVLAGGWVRTVRADQLGVDYPHYAQETIGCDSCHYIVEDQHPAWVDHEPQNIDDTPFNNLCWSCHNDVRAPYVVPHSSRTTNSQRGTWSIECRTCHWPHHQMQMRTYGAASYVATGTSTGLTATTLTMDGAGWEPDALVGYILMPNTSQISYNYRITGNSAETLTVDPAMELGKASAGNTFAIFYGKLVKSSLPTPNSGTKTVKFFRKEGANSYADGNAVYDGVCEVCHTLPRHFRNDGSAPDQLHTNVRGGQAGAYCIPCHSHDNGFAHGSGVGGGTCPDCHGHDLGYGGATGGAGTFASHSTHTENDTDDAKGPNIGCDGCHDTNAFPNFKDSATTLAATTVCNPCHSPGGDYDGVDDPILGAKANWDAGVYLATNNSTLRSGKEKWCATCHDKEPSEIYGVSAPNVVGDEDGSYTYGTGWGYYKTGHGLVAGENYPSKGGIQTLAGRPVHCDSCHDYASDHNIDADPRTFDDGESATTDPSVYREGFRLKLVGMGQGTGTSTREPMLVPRPPNSGNLINQSRLCYNCHDSGPFLSSSNMSTNLVTAGVNRHEYHMVINNYQYPADWSGGNTSLMTCPNCHNVHGSTRLAMVRDGKLTGREPGLEIWYKNAITTILGAPVPPDPADVPLAASDGTAWINHSVTNICVGCHGNNNLEGKDRNPYQSTDQAPFLSWTGETGYTADGASPDSGPSSSTFTFRVEYTDFNNEPPSFVEVWVDANDNGSYEAGEKHAMTGVDAGDVNVMNGKIYTKSLTLTSAGDNIIRYRFTASDGSNSATGAPTGDGSVTILNNGPTLAWTGEASFTDDGVSPNTGGNGASFTFRVSYTDADNQAPASIQVWIDANDNGSYEAGEKHDLTAMDGGDTNYADGKLYATTRAVAFAGDGTLGYRFYASDGSSAATGLPAADSTFSVVAGANSPPLLEWVAATCRAEGVKPAAGATGADFEFFVRYTDPENQCPPAASDIQVWVDVNDNSAYEPGEKYNLSADDPGDANCADGKLYKKTMSLALAGDNVLAYRFAASDGTDPAIGTPVTGSTLTVVNAQKVRPGGGVGWYATIQGAIDAVDGAHTVLVYDGTYNENLSFSGVNDADTTVRSVCGPEVTTISNPGTVVLFLSNSGNLLDGFTVTGGTIGVYFNSATATVNNCKIHSNNNPGANGGGIYTANIAAVATITNSEIYNNTAGNGAGAFFNAATGHSFTNCTIRNNTASGGGGAVFSQNGSADFIDVVLKDNTATGAGGAVYANGSGASFVRCTITGNTASGTSGVVYPSNAGTSILFESCLVANNRGTQGGVSYVNTGSLTAVNSTFAGNQATAGSGGVIYNQGASSVFRNCILWDNSATSGGHVVHFNAGSVTIQDALLASGHDGIFTNRPYLDHTGAAYTLTVEGYLSDSDPLFVDAAAGDFHLQSVSAAVDHGNAAYAPATDLDGDARPQGAADDLGADEYRSAVSAPSLAWTGEAGYTADGVSPDSGGSGTGFVFRVDYTDADNDPPVAMEVWVDADDNGTYGPSEKHAMTAADAGDTTYSDGKRYTLTLAVSMAGDGSIPYRFSAQDGTFEATGAPVAGGSLTVTNNPPTLAWTGEANYVADGVHPDSAIGGTSFAFRVDYTDADNTAPAFIEVWVDADDNNTYGAGEKHALTATDGGDATYSDGKRYAAAVPVLFAGDGSLKYRFFASDGSDDATGLPTADQTLTVTNNAPTLAWTGEAGYASDGVNPDSGPDASSFQFRVDYTDTDNTLPALIQVWVDANDNSTYEPGEKMALTATDAGDTTVTDGKRYAATQPLAYTGDGVYTYRFFANDGTADATGPPTANSTVTVTFTPNNAPTLAWTGEAGYTADGVAPDSGPGGNTFVFRVSYSDTDNDAPSAVQVWIDANDNLAYEAGEKHDMTAVDAGDTTYTDGKLFTASRAVAYNGDGTLKYRFYAQDTEAAEATGTPADPGGTLTVVNPITVCASGCDYTSIQGAISSGSTPSGAYILVKNGTYSENVNFGGKNVYVYSENGAANTTIQGAAGNNPVLTFSNGETASAVVDGFTIDNQFSGAEKDRGIFISNNAAPTIKNCIVKGHTPANNYNGGAGIHIDGGGATIDSCTIGDAVAPNSSRYGSGVYAANAGGALTITNSSLVSNQTIFMGGAIYLNNRSSTTTITGTTVSNNTAGQHAGGIYCANSPLVINSSTIEYNSTPTNYEGGGLYLTGAATTLTITGPTSISHNSSRHGPGIYANGIGTVSVSDTTLNANTSSTGMGGGMHLTAMTSSITVTNTAITNNSTSAQGAGIYLSAGTSLTFSLTNCTIDTNTVTNTAGSDGGGLYLAASNVAGLTLTANITGGTISNNSARNSGGIHTAVSGTNSPALVLNITGTTIQENEAINGYGGGLTVAGNATASVSKAWLRANKAKTYGGGIYNTATATVTNSMITGNLIEGVSYNDGGGVYTSGTMSLYSSTVAGNRAARNGGGWQGGGTIRNSIFWGNTAGGTNHQINGSPTTTYTDIAGGCTACVDKTGNIDLDPVFVDLQFATAGNPNAGGNFHICRGVDDPVAGCLGASGAIDVAGTANAPADDYDGQGRPYDVAGLGDGTDDYDMGADEYRP